The Sulfitobacter sp. SK011 genome has a window encoding:
- a CDS encoding biotin carboxylase, with amino-acid sequence MATVLKNISEIRRFFHRNEDPVYFISATNFNLLGLDEWVKNFKYICYIDCYGGKHPNVFCPSEQPHAEFQSIEDINNYLLQHKEVIDFIKRRGGKPKFVFLMFDEETERLSKELGADVWFPKAKLRQSMDNKIETVRIGNKAGVPSVPNVLAEVKNYEDLRKTCEKAGIGHDLVLQSAFGDSGHTTFFIKSEADFRRHESEIVGEGEIKIMKRIDCRGSAIEACATKEGTIVGPLMTELVGFKELTPYRGGWCGNEMLATAFPPKVREKARDLTFKFGEQLRKEGYRGYFELDFLIDKKTGDIWLGELNPRITGASSMTNHAAFAHADAPLFLFHLLEFSKKKFDLNVDELNNRWADPEMIDGWSQMVIKHTEDSVDICTTAPETGIYKMLEDGRVVFDRFDYHRRAVESENEAFFLRILQPGDYRYEGADIGILVTRGRSMTKSFQLNERAKKWIHGIKQAVDGKPLPTASAGPELSDPAFKIL; translated from the coding sequence ATGGCTACAGTTCTCAAAAATATCTCAGAAATTCGCCGGTTCTTTCACCGGAACGAAGACCCGGTGTACTTCATTTCGGCGACCAACTTTAACCTGTTGGGCCTTGATGAATGGGTGAAGAATTTCAAATACATCTGCTACATCGACTGTTACGGCGGCAAGCATCCCAACGTGTTCTGCCCATCCGAGCAGCCGCATGCAGAATTCCAGTCGATCGAAGACATCAACAACTACCTGTTACAGCACAAAGAGGTGATTGATTTCATCAAGCGCCGCGGCGGCAAGCCCAAGTTTGTGTTCCTGATGTTCGACGAAGAAACAGAACGCCTTTCAAAAGAGCTGGGGGCAGACGTGTGGTTCCCCAAGGCGAAATTGCGCCAGTCAATGGACAACAAGATCGAAACCGTCCGCATCGGCAACAAAGCGGGTGTGCCGTCGGTGCCCAACGTCCTCGCCGAGGTCAAAAACTACGAAGACCTGCGCAAAACGTGCGAAAAGGCGGGCATCGGTCACGATCTGGTCCTGCAATCCGCCTTTGGTGACAGTGGCCACACGACGTTCTTTATTAAATCCGAGGCTGACTTCCGACGCCATGAATCCGAGATTGTCGGCGAAGGCGAGATCAAGATCATGAAACGGATCGATTGCCGGGGTTCCGCGATTGAGGCATGCGCGACCAAGGAAGGCACAATCGTTGGTCCGTTGATGACTGAATTGGTTGGCTTCAAGGAACTGACACCCTATCGCGGGGGCTGGTGTGGCAACGAAATGCTGGCCACTGCATTCCCGCCAAAGGTCCGTGAAAAAGCCCGTGATCTGACCTTCAAGTTCGGTGAGCAACTGCGCAAAGAGGGGTACCGTGGCTATTTTGAACTGGATTTCTTGATCGACAAGAAGACCGGCGATATCTGGTTGGGCGAATTGAACCCGCGTATCACAGGTGCGTCTTCAATGACCAACCACGCGGCTTTTGCCCATGCCGATGCGCCGTTGTTCCTGTTCCACCTGCTCGAATTCTCGAAAAAGAAATTTGATCTGAATGTCGATGAACTGAACAACCGCTGGGCCGATCCGGAAATGATTGATGGCTGGTCACAGATGGTCATCAAACATACCGAAGATAGCGTTGATATCTGCACCACGGCACCGGAAACAGGCATCTACAAGATGCTTGAGGATGGCCGCGTCGTATTTGACCGCTTTGACTATCACCGCCGGGCTGTTGAATCAGAAAACGAAGCTTTCTTCCTGCGAATCTTGCAGCCGGGTGATTACCGCTATGAAGGGGCCGACATTGGCATCCTTGTGACGCGTGGCCGCTCAATGACCAAGTCTTTCCAGTTGAATGAGCGGGCGAAAAAGTGGATTCATGGCATCAAGCAAGCTGTGGATGGCAAGCCACTGCCCACCGCCTCGGCGGGTCCGGAATTGTCTGACCCGGCGTTTAAAATCCTCTAA
- a CDS encoding carbon-nitrogen hydrolase family protein, translating into MTPFAIAGVQMYVNALQSNVDGMIQRLDILMARFPWTQMVLFSELAPYGPLDRFALPQDNETLEKFQQAARKHRVWLIPGSMFLKNSEDGRVYNTAVVINPEGEIIRRYSKMFPFRPYEAGIAAGTEFCVFDVPEVGRFGLSICYDIWFPETTRQLTSQGVEVLLNPVLTGTTDRDAELAIARATAAQFQCYVVAVNGLGAGGVGKSCVVDPTSMVLHQSAGQEDMFPIEIDLSMVRRQRETGMKGLGQVLKSFRDRSTDFSVYDRNSGTDAYLKTLGPLEIPHQGTRAGLHVDVPSQLIPEAPTFKGQEATLPFSSAPESIGTEPMPNASAGTANPPSDAQTTAAPAAAMPNLPVKPGIFTDTADSSSG; encoded by the coding sequence ATGACACCTTTCGCAATCGCAGGCGTACAAATGTACGTCAACGCCCTTCAATCCAATGTCGATGGTATGATCCAGCGACTCGATATCCTCATGGCACGGTTTCCGTGGACGCAGATGGTCTTGTTCTCTGAACTCGCGCCCTACGGCCCGCTTGACCGCTTTGCCCTGCCGCAAGACAATGAAACACTTGAGAAGTTCCAACAGGCCGCACGCAAGCACCGGGTCTGGCTGATCCCGGGTTCTATGTTTCTAAAGAACAGCGAAGACGGCAGGGTCTATAACACCGCCGTGGTGATCAACCCGGAAGGCGAGATCATCCGCCGATATTCCAAGATGTTTCCATTCCGGCCCTATGAGGCGGGCATCGCCGCGGGGACTGAATTCTGTGTTTTCGACGTACCGGAAGTTGGCCGTTTCGGCCTGTCGATCTGCTATGATATCTGGTTCCCCGAAACCACGCGCCAGCTGACCAGTCAGGGTGTAGAGGTGTTGCTGAACCCTGTGCTGACAGGCACAACTGACCGCGATGCTGAACTGGCTATTGCCCGCGCAACTGCGGCGCAATTTCAGTGCTATGTCGTTGCCGTAAACGGTCTGGGTGCGGGCGGTGTCGGTAAATCCTGCGTTGTCGATCCGACCTCGATGGTGTTGCACCAGTCGGCCGGTCAAGAAGACATGTTCCCGATCGAAATTGATCTGTCGATGGTGCGTCGTCAGCGCGAGACAGGCATGAAAGGTCTGGGTCAGGTCCTCAAATCCTTCCGCGACCGATCAACAGATTTCTCGGTCTATGACCGCAACAGCGGAACTGATGCCTATTTAAAGACGTTGGGTCCACTAGAGATTCCACACCAAGGGACCCGCGCTGGTTTGCATGTAGACGTACCATCACAACTTATTCCTGAGGCCCCCACATTTAAGGGTCAGGAGGCGACACTTCCCTTTTCCAGCGCGCCTGAAAGTATCGGGACCGAACCAATGCCCAACGCGTCGGCCGGGACGGCAAACCCGCCCTCCGACGCACAGACAACTGCCGCACCTGCTGCGGCGATGCCCAACCTACCTGTGAAACCCGGTATTTTTACCGACACAGCCGATTCATCTAGCGGTTAA
- a CDS encoding C45 family autoproteolytic acyltransferase/hydolase translates to MYWRALQEETPGPKWSGLFAEYWPDYRTWWLQEGDAARPTYAQCRRALNTHMPELMPLYDELCALAGGGDQAARFLSLYNPPPYLSGCSQAIWAGKEPVMVRNYDYNPNAFDQLVLNTNWMGRRVMGTSDGLWGLVDGVNDAGLSISLTFGGRRIVGTGFGVPLILRYVLQTCETTAEATKVLERVPTHMSYNVTVLDRKRDYSTAMMGPDRATQITHAAVATNHQENVEWVSHARFTATVERERYLLNRLRMHKDPEEKFINAFLKPPLYSTAFKAGFGTLYTAVYRPRKREMELRWPGTVWPLSLNNFVEGARNVMVPGAA, encoded by the coding sequence ATGTATTGGCGCGCACTCCAAGAAGAAACGCCCGGACCAAAATGGTCCGGGCTTTTCGCTGAATACTGGCCTGACTACCGCACCTGGTGGCTTCAGGAAGGCGATGCCGCGCGCCCCACATATGCGCAATGCCGCCGCGCGCTGAACACCCATATGCCGGAACTGATGCCGCTTTATGATGAACTCTGTGCCTTGGCAGGCGGCGGGGATCAGGCGGCGCGCTTTTTAAGCCTCTACAATCCGCCACCCTATCTGTCGGGTTGCAGTCAAGCGATCTGGGCCGGCAAGGAACCGGTTATGGTGCGCAACTATGACTACAATCCAAACGCGTTCGACCAATTGGTACTGAACACCAACTGGATGGGTCGCCGGGTTATGGGAACATCCGATGGGCTATGGGGGTTGGTTGATGGTGTGAATGATGCTGGTCTGTCAATTTCTTTGACGTTCGGCGGACGGCGCATCGTTGGCACCGGTTTTGGTGTGCCACTGATTTTGCGATATGTATTGCAGACCTGTGAAACCACTGCAGAGGCGACCAAAGTATTAGAGCGCGTGCCGACCCATATGAGCTATAACGTGACAGTTCTGGACCGCAAACGGGACTATTCAACCGCGATGATGGGGCCCGATCGGGCAACGCAAATTACCCATGCGGCGGTGGCGACCAACCATCAGGAAAACGTTGAATGGGTAAGCCACGCGCGGTTTACCGCGACGGTTGAGCGTGAGCGTTATTTGTTGAATCGCCTGCGCATGCACAAAGATCCTGAAGAGAAGTTTATCAATGCCTTTCTGAAACCACCGCTGTATTCCACTGCATTTAAGGCTGGTTTTGGCACGCTTTACACTGCCGTTTACCGCCCCCGTAAGCGCGAGATGGAATTGCGCTGGCCTGGCACAGTCTGGCCGCTGTCACTCAATAATTTTGTTGAAGGCGCGCGCAATGTGATGGTGCCGGGTGCCGCATGA
- a CDS encoding TRAP transporter permease has translation MTNNDQQQAAAVENAAAGRGGLSQQELDELVASSDTGGRSAGGPVGTFLMLVALAWSLFQLWIASPIPFIVGWGVFNDTESRSIHLAFAVFLGIAAFPATRSKFQIGLGVIVPVVLAFLFMTGAKDDTSTWWIPLVALGVVATVVLGSPKDRIPVWEWALAVVGAIAALYLYVYYRDISGRVGAPIMQDFVIAVIGLMILLEATRRALGPALMIVASVFLMYTVLGPYMPGIIAHKGNSLSEIVNHQWITTEGVFGIALGVSTSFVFLFVLFGSLLDRAGAGNYFIQVAFSLMGHMRGGPAKAAVVASAMTGLISGSSIANVVTTGTFTIPLMKKVGFSSEKAGAVEVASSVNGQIMPPVMGAAAFLMVEYVGIPYFDVVKHAFLPAVISYIALVYIVHLEAMKAGMQGLPRAYTPKPLVQQMIGIAFAIIAICALSFAVYYLMGWIRPAFPNSAGYIIFAFLTAVYVGLLYVGSKEEPLKMDDPNAEVTTLPLPGPTARSGLHFILPVVVLVWALMVDRLSPGLSAFWAASYMVFILLTQRPLMAIFRGESKLATDIKEGFADLIDGLVTGARNMIGIGIATATAGIIVGAVSQTGVGSALADVVEVLSGGNILAILLLTAVLSLILGMGLPTTANYIVVSALLAPVIVTLGQQNGLIVPLIAVHLFVFYFGIMADVTPPVGLASFAAAAVSGGDPIKTGVVAFFYSLRTAALPFLFIFNTELLLIGVTWAQGIFVFIVATFAMLLFAAATQGWFLAKNRFYESAALLLIAFTFFRPGFWMDMVSPPYSEEAPTEIVQAANDTPAGEELRLRVAGLNDLGDPIEFVALLPIGEGATGEEKLEAAGLAFREDSGKMLVDDVVYDSAAQSAGLDWDQEVLRVLKPVSQPSKYFMFIPALLLLLLVIFLQRGRNARGTRQSVAA, from the coding sequence ATGACCAACAACGATCAACAGCAAGCTGCTGCCGTCGAAAACGCGGCCGCCGGGCGCGGTGGGTTAAGCCAGCAAGAACTGGATGAACTTGTCGCATCTTCCGACACCGGGGGCCGCTCTGCCGGTGGACCGGTTGGCACCTTTCTGATGCTCGTTGCATTGGCATGGTCACTGTTCCAGCTTTGGATCGCCTCGCCCATTCCATTCATTGTTGGTTGGGGTGTATTCAACGACACCGAAAGCCGCTCCATCCATCTGGCCTTCGCCGTATTTCTCGGCATCGCCGCATTTCCCGCGACCCGCAGCAAATTCCAAATCGGCCTTGGCGTTATTGTCCCGGTCGTGCTGGCGTTTCTCTTTATGACAGGGGCGAAAGACGACACATCTACCTGGTGGATACCACTTGTGGCACTTGGTGTTGTGGCGACTGTTGTGCTCGGCTCTCCCAAAGACCGGATTCCGGTTTGGGAATGGGCATTGGCCGTGGTTGGTGCCATCGCTGCGCTGTACCTATACGTCTACTACCGTGATATTTCAGGCCGTGTCGGCGCGCCGATCATGCAGGACTTTGTCATTGCCGTAATTGGTTTGATGATCTTGCTTGAGGCAACCCGCCGCGCCCTTGGTCCGGCCCTGATGATCGTCGCATCCGTGTTTCTTATGTATACCGTGCTTGGCCCCTACATGCCCGGCATCATCGCGCACAAAGGCAACAGCCTTTCGGAAATTGTGAACCACCAGTGGATCACAACTGAAGGCGTGTTCGGCATCGCACTGGGCGTTTCGACATCCTTTGTTTTCCTGTTCGTGTTGTTCGGCTCCTTGTTGGATCGTGCGGGCGCGGGCAATTACTTTATCCAGGTCGCATTCAGCCTGATGGGCCACATGCGCGGCGGACCGGCAAAGGCGGCGGTTGTTGCGTCGGCCATGACCGGTCTGATTTCCGGGTCGTCGATTGCCAACGTGGTGACCACGGGGACATTCACGATTCCGCTTATGAAAAAGGTCGGCTTCAGTTCCGAAAAAGCTGGCGCGGTCGAGGTCGCCTCATCTGTGAACGGCCAGATCATGCCACCAGTCATGGGTGCTGCGGCTTTCCTGATGGTCGAATATGTCGGCATTCCCTATTTTGACGTGGTCAAACATGCCTTCCTGCCTGCGGTGATTTCCTACATCGCGCTGGTCTATATCGTGCACCTCGAAGCGATGAAGGCCGGCATGCAGGGTCTGCCGCGCGCCTATACGCCCAAGCCGCTAGTGCAGCAGATGATCGGCATCGCCTTTGCGATCATCGCAATTTGCGCATTGTCCTTTGCAGTTTACTATTTGATGGGCTGGATTCGTCCCGCCTTCCCGAACTCTGCCGGATACATCATCTTTGCCTTCCTGACAGCCGTCTATGTTGGACTTCTCTATGTCGGCAGCAAGGAAGAGCCGCTCAAGATGGACGATCCGAATGCAGAAGTGACGACCCTGCCGCTACCGGGTCCGACCGCGCGGTCAGGTCTGCACTTTATCCTGCCAGTCGTCGTGCTGGTCTGGGCCTTGATGGTAGACCGTTTGTCGCCCGGCTTGTCCGCTTTCTGGGCGGCATCCTACATGGTCTTTATCCTGCTGACGCAGCGACCTTTGATGGCGATTTTCCGGGGCGAGAGCAAATTGGCCACCGATATCAAAGAAGGCTTTGCCGATTTGATTGACGGATTGGTCACCGGTGCTCGCAACATGATCGGTATCGGCATCGCAACAGCAACGGCCGGTATTATCGTAGGTGCGGTAAGCCAGACCGGCGTGGGGTCTGCCCTTGCCGATGTGGTTGAGGTGCTGTCGGGTGGTAATATTCTTGCCATTCTGCTGTTGACCGCAGTTCTGTCACTGATCCTTGGTATGGGGCTGCCGACGACGGCAAACTATATCGTTGTGTCCGCGCTGCTGGCCCCTGTCATTGTGACGCTTGGTCAGCAGAACGGATTGATTGTGCCGCTGATCGCTGTGCATCTGTTTGTGTTCTACTTCGGCATCATGGCGGATGTGACGCCACCTGTTGGCCTCGCCAGTTTTGCGGCGGCGGCTGTCTCAGGTGGCGACCCGATTAAGACAGGTGTGGTTGCGTTCTTCTATAGCCTGCGCACTGCCGCCTTGCCGTTTCTGTTTATCTTCAACACGGAATTGCTGTTGATTGGGGTCACCTGGGCGCAGGGGATATTCGTCTTCATCGTTGCCACATTTGCGATGCTGTTGTTTGCGGCGGCGACCCAAGGTTGGTTCCTGGCGAAAAACCGCTTTTACGAAAGTGCGGCACTGTTGTTGATCGCGTTCACCTTTTTCCGCCCGGGTTTCTGGATGGATATGGTGTCGCCACCCTACAGCGAAGAAGCCCCGACCGAGATTGTACAGGCCGCCAATGATACGCCAGCTGGCGAGGAATTGCGCCTGCGGGTGGCGGGTTTGAATGATTTGGGCGATCCGATCGAGTTTGTAGCACTGTTGCCCATTGGTGAAGGGGCCACAGGTGAGGAGAAACTGGAGGCTGCAGGACTGGCGTTTAGAGAAGACAGTGGCAAGATGCTTGTGGACGATGTTGTCTACGATTCCGCTGCACAATCAGCGGGTCTGGATTGGGATCAAGAGGTTCTTCGGGTTCTCAAACCCGTCAGCCAGCCCAGTAAATATTTCATGTTTATCCCCGCCCTGTTGCTTTTGCTCTTGGTCATTTTCCTGCAAAGGGGCCGCAACGCGCGCGGCACCCGACAGTCTGTTGCGGCGTAA
- a CDS encoding CaiB/BaiF CoA-transferase family protein, translating into MTGGPLASLKVVEFSGLGPAPLAGQLLADLGAQVVTIDRASAAADPTDINRRGKRSIVLNLKSSKGVDAAHRVIAANDVLIEGFRPGVMERLGLGPKDCPDTLIYGRMTGWGQDGPWAQTAGHDINYLALTGALHAMGQGDGPPVPPLNLVADYGGGTMFLLFGVLSAVIERGISGKGQVVDAAMVDGVPAMMGLVHGMLAKGTWGETRADNWLDGAAPFYRCYTCKDGKFVAVGALEPQFYAVLLSKLGLPKSYLQTQNDKRTWPARSDEFSAIFRTETRDHWAALFDGSDACVAPVLTFSEAPMHPHMAERRTFQALHGITQSNTAPRFARSTTAQSPPPRGIGEDTADVLREIGFSDADIQAILN; encoded by the coding sequence ATGACCGGCGGCCCGCTTGCATCTCTGAAAGTGGTCGAGTTTTCAGGGTTGGGCCCCGCACCTCTTGCCGGACAGTTGCTTGCTGACCTTGGCGCGCAGGTTGTTACAATTGACAGGGCATCCGCAGCAGCAGACCCGACCGACATCAACCGACGCGGCAAACGATCCATTGTTCTAAACCTTAAATCGTCCAAAGGTGTCGATGCGGCGCACCGTGTGATTGCCGCCAATGATGTGCTGATCGAAGGCTTTCGCCCCGGCGTCATGGAACGGCTGGGCCTTGGCCCCAAGGATTGCCCGGATACATTGATCTATGGTCGGATGACCGGCTGGGGTCAGGACGGCCCATGGGCGCAAACTGCGGGTCATGACATCAACTATCTGGCGTTGACGGGTGCACTGCATGCAATGGGGCAGGGCGATGGACCGCCGGTGCCACCCCTTAATCTGGTTGCCGACTACGGCGGTGGCACGATGTTTTTGCTTTTCGGCGTTTTGTCAGCGGTAATCGAACGCGGCATATCTGGCAAAGGTCAGGTGGTGGATGCCGCAATGGTAGATGGTGTTCCCGCGATGATGGGATTGGTTCACGGTATGCTGGCGAAAGGAACCTGGGGCGAAACCCGCGCTGACAACTGGCTTGATGGGGCGGCACCATTTTACAGATGTTATACGTGTAAGGACGGAAAATTTGTTGCCGTGGGCGCGCTGGAACCCCAATTTTACGCGGTTTTACTGAGCAAACTGGGATTGCCAAAAAGCTACCTGCAGACGCAAAACGACAAGCGGACCTGGCCCGCGCGATCCGATGAATTTTCCGCCATTTTTCGAACTGAAACGCGCGATCATTGGGCCGCTCTATTTGATGGCTCAGACGCCTGTGTTGCCCCTGTGCTGACATTTTCCGAAGCACCAATGCACCCACACATGGCTGAAAGGCGGACATTCCAAGCCCTGCATGGCATTACCCAGTCTAACACGGCCCCTCGGTTCGCCCGGTCAACGACAGCACAAAGTCCGCCCCCGAGGGGGATCGGAGAAGACACAGCAGATGTCTTGCGCGAGATTGGGTTCAGTGACGCAGATATTCAGGCCATACTGAACTGA
- a CDS encoding aminotransferase class I/II-fold pyridoxal phosphate-dependent enzyme has protein sequence MHDMNDYSSAIQLRSDRWSALREATSALTRDPKPNEVKNLSTRVQDLFTSLALIEPYWAFPGMAAFDHMRRQFQHNNLDDLAFAVSRVTRALTTGAYRRRSIPLERDSMDVEEHNDEELLSPEARALAKPYFEVLIVDNVNEQQERWLKSNVLRMRRPEDQFIYEAVVVPSIEGALIAVMFNHNIQAIVVRPGLTLKSNMVETILTRYLARAGGRDEIDALLPENYGPELCRMIAKVRPELDAYLVTERSVEDIAGLDLGICRRVFYNQEDFMELHLNILRGVQSRNKSPFFTALVEYSKQPTGVFHAMPISRGKSITRSHWIQDMGAFYGPNIFLAETSATSGGLDSLLEPHGPIKEAQELASRAFGSKQTFFATNGTSTCNKIVVQALVRPGDIVLVDRDCHKSHHYGMVLAGAQVCYLDSYPLNKYSMYGAVPLREIKHQLLVLKAAGKLDKVRMLLLTNCTFDGLVYNVERMMEECLAIKPDLIFLWDEAWFAFARFNPTYRQRTGMNAANTLREKFKTEAHARAYEAQQEELKDADDETILNTRLIPPPKSRVRVYTTQSTHKTLTSLRQGSMIHVNDQDFKGEVEQSFHEAYMTHTSTSPNYQIIASLDVGRRQVELEGFEFVQRQIEAAMSMRRAITDHPLLNKYFKVLTAGDMIPEEYRESGVTSYYDTQQGWTDMWDCWEQDTFVLDATRVTLAVGGTGWDGDTFKTDILMDKYGIQINKTSRNTVLFMTNIGTTRSSVAYLIEVLVEIAKSLDELLDDASRMERLSFDKRVANLMENYPPLPDFSRFHEAFRADDVTSEGDIRTAFFLSYDEKNCDYLELDGSLKDAMDAGDTVVSASFIIPYPPGFPILVPGQVVSQEILAFMRALDVSEIHGYRPDLGLRVFNDAALKRVRAKHLSSSPA, from the coding sequence ATGCATGATATGAACGACTATTCGTCCGCGATCCAACTTCGGTCGGATCGTTGGAGCGCGCTGCGCGAAGCGACATCGGCGCTGACCCGAGATCCAAAACCAAATGAGGTCAAAAATCTGAGCACGCGGGTGCAAGACCTGTTTACGTCGCTTGCGCTGATCGAACCCTATTGGGCGTTTCCTGGAATGGCCGCATTTGACCACATGCGGCGTCAGTTTCAACACAACAACCTGGATGATCTGGCCTTTGCCGTCAGCCGGGTCACGCGTGCGCTGACCACTGGTGCCTATCGCCGCCGCTCCATCCCGCTTGAACGCGACAGCATGGACGTCGAAGAACACAACGACGAAGAACTGCTGAGCCCGGAAGCACGGGCGCTGGCAAAACCTTACTTTGAAGTGTTGATCGTCGACAACGTGAACGAACAGCAGGAACGCTGGTTGAAATCAAATGTTCTGCGGATGCGCCGCCCGGAGGATCAATTCATCTACGAAGCGGTTGTCGTCCCCTCAATTGAAGGCGCGCTGATCGCAGTAATGTTTAACCATAATATCCAGGCAATTGTCGTTCGTCCCGGCCTGACGCTGAAATCAAATATGGTTGAAACCATTCTGACAAGGTATCTGGCCCGCGCTGGTGGCCGCGACGAGATCGACGCGCTGCTGCCTGAAAACTACGGTCCCGAACTGTGCCGGATGATTGCCAAGGTGCGGCCCGAACTGGACGCATATTTGGTTACCGAACGGTCCGTCGAAGACATTGCTGGTCTCGATCTGGGTATCTGCCGCCGGGTTTTCTATAACCAAGAAGACTTTATGGAACTGCACCTGAACATTCTGCGCGGTGTGCAGTCACGTAACAAGTCGCCGTTCTTTACCGCGCTTGTCGAATACTCCAAGCAGCCGACGGGCGTTTTCCATGCGATGCCGATCAGCCGCGGTAAGTCCATCACCCGGTCGCATTGGATTCAGGACATGGGCGCGTTCTATGGGCCCAACATCTTTCTGGCGGAAACTTCTGCAACGTCAGGCGGGCTGGATTCGCTGCTGGAACCCCATGGGCCGATCAAAGAAGCGCAGGAACTGGCCAGCCGCGCATTTGGGTCCAAGCAAACCTTCTTTGCCACAAACGGTACATCGACCTGTAACAAGATCGTCGTACAGGCACTGGTGCGTCCGGGCGACATCGTTCTGGTGGACCGGGATTGCCACAAATCGCACCACTACGGCATGGTTCTGGCCGGTGCGCAGGTGTGTTACCTCGACAGCTATCCACTGAACAAATATTCGATGTATGGTGCCGTGCCGCTGCGCGAAATCAAGCATCAGTTGCTCGTGCTCAAAGCGGCGGGAAAACTGGACAAGGTCCGCATGCTGCTTTTGACCAACTGCACGTTCGACGGGCTGGTCTATAATGTTGAGCGGATGATGGAAGAATGTCTGGCCATCAAGCCTGACCTGATCTTCCTGTGGGACGAGGCTTGGTTTGCCTTTGCACGCTTCAACCCGACCTATCGTCAGCGCACCGGCATGAACGCGGCAAACACACTGCGCGAAAAGTTCAAGACCGAGGCCCATGCGCGAGCCTATGAAGCGCAGCAAGAAGAGCTGAAAGACGCGGATGATGAAACAATCCTGAACACACGATTGATTCCGCCGCCCAAATCCCGCGTTCGCGTCTACACGACCCAATCGACCCACAAAACGCTGACATCATTGCGACAGGGGTCAATGATCCATGTGAACGATCAGGACTTCAAAGGTGAGGTCGAACAATCCTTTCACGAGGCGTACATGACGCATACGTCAACCTCGCCCAACTACCAGATCATCGCATCATTGGATGTGGGTCGCCGGCAGGTCGAATTGGAAGGGTTTGAATTCGTTCAACGCCAGATCGAAGCGGCGATGTCGATGCGCCGCGCAATCACCGATCATCCGCTGTTGAACAAGTACTTCAAGGTACTGACAGCGGGCGACATGATCCCCGAAGAATACCGCGAAAGTGGCGTGACCAGCTATTATGACACGCAACAGGGCTGGACCGACATGTGGGATTGCTGGGAGCAGGATACCTTTGTTCTTGATGCAACCCGCGTCACGCTTGCCGTCGGCGGCACTGGTTGGGATGGCGACACATTCAAGACTGACATCTTGATGGACAAGTACGGCATCCAGATCAATAAAACATCGCGCAATACTGTTCTGTTCATGACCAACATCGGCACCACGCGATCGTCGGTTGCCTATCTGATCGAAGTGCTGGTCGAGATTGCAAAATCTCTGGATGAATTGTTGGATGATGCCAGCCGGATGGAACGTTTGTCATTTGACAAACGGGTGGCGAACCTGATGGAAAACTATCCGCCATTGCCTGACTTCAGCCGTTTTCACGAGGCGTTTCGTGCCGATGATGTCACATCCGAGGGTGATATTCGCACCGCATTCTTCTTGTCCTATGATGAGAAAAACTGTGATTATCTGGAACTTGACGGGTCCCTGAAAGATGCGATGGATGCGGGCGACACCGTGGTGTCTGCAAGCTTTATCATTCCCTATCCGCCCGGCTTTCCCATTCTTGTCCCCGGGCAGGTCGTCAGCCAGGAAATTCTCGCCTTCATGCGCGCCTTGGACGTGAGTGAAATTCATGGATACCGCCCTGATCTGGGCCTGCGTGTCTTTAACGATGCCGCGCTAAAACGGGTGCGTGCCAAGCACCTCTCTTCGTCACCTGCATAA